One Aegilops tauschii subsp. strangulata cultivar AL8/78 chromosome 2, Aet v6.0, whole genome shotgun sequence genomic window, GTGCGTGTGCAAATGCCGGGTTCTTTCTGCATGGGAAGTCTGTCCATGGGCAGTTCATTCGGTTGCAGCCAAATTTTGTTCCTGAGGCAGCTTTACCTGTTAACAATGCACTGGTGACCTTATACTCGAAGTCCGGGAAGATTTCTGTTGCTGCAAGGATATTTGACAGTATGACTTTGAAGGATGTCGTTTCTTGGAACACCATTTTGTCAGGGTATATCGAGAGCGGTTGCTTGGACAATGCAGCTAGGGTATTTAAGGAGATGCCATATAAAAGTGAGTTATCGTGGATGGTGATGGTATCAGGATATGTCCATGGAGGTCTTGCAGAAGATGCTCTGAAGCTGTTTAACCAGATGAGGTCTGAGGATATCAAGCCATGTGATTACACCTATGCTGGTGCAGTAGCTGCATGTGGTGAACTTGGGGCGTTGAAGCATGGAATGCAGCTCCACGCACATATTGTGCGGTGTGGTTTCGAGGCAAGCAATTCTGCAGGAAATGCACTACTAACCATGTATGGTAAATGTGGTGCTGTGAAAGATGCTCGTCTTGTGTTCCTTGTGATGCCCAATGTTGACTCTGTCTCATGGAATGCCATGATTGCAGCCCTTGGGCAGCATGGACACGGTAGAGAGGCACTTGACCTCTTTGACCAGATGGTTGCTAAAGGCATATATCCTGATCGGATTTCATTCCTCACAATTTTAACAGCCTGCAATCATGCTGGCTTAGTAGACGAGGGCTTTCAATATTTTGAGTCCATGAAAAGGGACTTTGGAATTAGCCCTGGAGAAGATCACTATGCTCGGCTGATAGATTTGCATGGCCGGGCTGGAAGAGTTGGAGAAGCAATGGATTTGATCAAGACGATGCCTTTTGAGCCTACCCCTGCCATTTGGGAGGCGATTCTCTCTGGCTGTCGGATTAATGGAGATACGGAACTTGGTGCTTATGCGGCAGATCAGCTCTTTGAGATGATACCGCAGCATGATGGCACATACATACTACTGTCCAACACATATTCAGCTGCTGGACGCTGGGTTGATGCTGCACGAGTAAGGAAGCTAATGCGTGATCGTGGGGTGAAGAAGGAGCCCGGATGCAGCTGGATAGAAGTTGGAAACAAGGTTCACGTGTTTGTTGTTGGTGACACAAAACATCCGGAAGCACATGAAGTCTACAAGTTCCTTGAAATGATTGGTGCTAAGATGAGAAAGCTGGGATATGTTCCTGATACAAAGTTTGTCCTGCAAGATATGGCATCCCATCAAAAGGAATACGTATTATTTGCGCATAGCGAGAAACTGGCAGTTAGTTTTGGACTTCTAAAGTTGCCTCTTGGAGCCACAGTTACGGTTCTTAAAAACTTGAGAATATGCGGCGATTGTCATACTGCGATGATGTTCATGTCACTGGCAGTTGGACGGGAGATTGTCGTTAGGGATGTTAAGCGGTTTCATCATTTCAAGGACGGAGAATGTTCATGTGGTAATTATTGGTGAATGTACGTTTTGCTTGCTGTCATGGCAGTGGACCTTCCAACAGATGCCCCTTAAGTCAAGGATTCAAAAGCCAATTCATAAACTGTATAGGATCATGTCTGGTACCGGTTAGTGACAATAGCCAGTTATCTCACGGGGTCCCGGTGGACAATTTTTGAATGAGAGAAAGTCCACTTTACAACCCTGAACTCTTCGGTTCGTCTAAGATTCAAACCCCCGGCTCTTTTTTTGAATCCACATCCAAACTTGGCTGGTTTTCAGTCGGTTACTAGCAGTTGAAACAGTCAGTGAATTACCATTCATCAGACCCAAAAATTGCACCTCGATTTTCAGAGCAATATTGGACTGATCTTTTGTTTATGGTCCTAACCGACCGGTAATGCCTCCCTCCGGTCCGTGTTTCAGCTTTATTTTACCAGCTATGTTTGTTGTAAATAAACAAGTGACACCATTTGAAACCAGGGGCACGGACCAATTCAGATTTGCTGGCCGAAGAATTCCCCTTTTCGTGGGAGATCTGTTAACTATACAGTCTATGGTTGATCTGTGTCTCGTAAACAAGTGACAGATGGGTGTGCTAATTCTGCTACAGATATTGGGGTCAGAGTGCTgtcgatgtgattttctttggtATCCCATGGCCTATTTGGACCAATCCAGTTTGTTAAGGCACGGTAGCTTTCTTGATCCTGTGATACAGGTTATTGTAAAATATGCCTTCGGTAATTTCTgtgtaaatagcatggtaatataCGCAGCGTAGAGCTGATAACTTACTTAGACGAAACATGGTAACTTTTGAGCCGgagattttttttttgagaaacaccTCCGGTAACTCATGTATAAATAACTTGGTATATACGTACAATAGACCTGATAACTTATTTAGCCTAGACGTGATAACTTTCTTCTCCTGGATTTTTTTTATTAAAACATACATCCGATAATTTATGTGTAAACACCATGGTAATTGTGGGCCGAGATTACTTTTTTTGGTTCTAAACATACCCTCGATAACTCATGTGTAATTACATACAAACGACATGCTAACTTCCATCCGGAGATTATTTATTTTGTTGAAACATCCCCCGACAACTTTTTGTGTTAATATCATGATAATTTATGCATTGTAGACCTGATAATGTACATCCAAACAAATTGATAACTTTTTTATCCGGTCACAAAAAGTTGTTGAAACATAACCCAGTAATTTATGTGTAAATAAGATGATAATTTATACACAATAGACCTGATAACTTACATATAAACACATTGGTAACTTTTAACCATAGATGAAAAAAGTTGCAGAAATATACCCTGATAACTTAAgtgtaaatagcatggtaatttacgCAACATACACCCGATAACTTACATACAACCCATTGATAACTTTTTACTCATGGGAAAAAAGTTGTTGAAACATGTCTCGGTAACTACTGTGTAAATATCAATGGTCCTTTATGCAACGCGGACCTCATACTTACGTTCAACCACCATGTTAACTTTGACTTTGAggaaaaaatgttgaaacataACTTCTCCCGCAATTTCCATGTAAATTTATGGCAATTTTACGGACCACAGACCTAATATCTTAAGTTTAAACACCATGATAACTTTCATCCAGGAAAAAGTTTGTCCAAACATACCCCAGTGTGAAGTTACCATTGCCCCATGCTAAAGTTATCATGCTTCTCATGATATAGTCATTAACCTTCTCATAATGTAGTTATCAGGCTTATCATAGTATACTTATCATGTTGCTCATGTCATAGTTATCACGCTGGTCATGCCAAAGTTACCAAGCAAAAAATATCATTATCGCTGATATGACCAAAAAAGAAAGGTTCAAATAACCTTGTTTATATACAATAAACAACAACTAAAGGTGGCTTAGTTGGTTATTAGGCtctatcactactgcaggatgctgctaacgcgacactacgatcagagaccctttgacgaaactgtgtgcgatgcattaatcgcaaatgaGGATGTAAAAACCTGTCAAAAAAGATACAAAACGCTTGGGATGGCGaagacatcaaacacggttcagattttagttgcgtgtgcaatgcagggcatacggttgatccatacaaattgtttgtgattagacagaacaacagaaacggtcagccatatcaatgtgtgtgctatatacgacatacagtttgATCTGAAggactgtttgctattagggaatgcaacagaacggtcagccagatcaaggtctatgcgatatacggcatacggttcactcggacgaactgttttcgattagggaagagaacagatatgtttcaacttaacaagatgtgtgtgatatgcggcatacagttcacatagatgaactgtttgcgatgagccaaaagaacacaattGATTCATGTAAACATGATGTGTGTAATACCCAGCAAACAgcccactcggatgaactgtttgcaatgaAAAATTATAACACAGACAGTTACTATAGTTAGTTAGTGTGCAATTCTGtttgtacaaaaaactttgaaaaatgcaaactagttgcttgcggtggctaggagtatcgcacacgatgcgtctgcgagtactcgtatGTGATGATTAGTAAGTTATACATACGTTTTCTTATATTAACACGTATGTGATAAATAACACATGGCACCGcatacggtattcgggttgtgtgtgtgctccacttagtcttcctgCTGCTTAATGAGGCCAGCGAGAAGACCGTtgtcggaaggccgccagctcagccttttagcctttattttattataattgtatgcatatgtaggtcgtgagtgttttgggcgttgccgcatgtggcattttaaattatcctaatatgtaagacaattattaaccgTTGGCATTGTAAATTTGCCTCAACGACGAGCAGAGCGTgcgcagggacgccagagcggagcaCGCCGTAgccgcctcaatggcgagcaaaacgcgcggacggacgcgagcagagcgcgccgcggccgcctcaacggcgagcaaccacatggtcaaccttctggcaccccgtgggaggcgcgacggcgCATCCATCGGACACGATGGTGATATCttgaccgtgtgtgatagtggGCAGGCATGTACACGTACATCCGGGAACGCGGGCCCACGTTTTGGGCTTCCGATGCgtggcatacggttgatccaaaagaactgtttgcgatgagtcAGAACAACAGAAACATGCTTTGTAGGCCCagaaccatcaataaattttgaccctgtttctcgtcacattgcagattacaacgcaataagtaattgcaaatctgttcacatcgaacaaactaatatgtgttcacacttagcatcgggctataaaaactatccactcaaaaattacttcacagctcttctcctcatcacccacaaaactggtctttcctgtcaagtcgttccgccatgaccaGTAGGAGGAGTTttgggtggacatataaccaggcagcaaagaccaagacCGCGGAAGCActacagaggtcccgccgcgaagcggcagccgcagcagagatgtcccggcacgccgcggagccctcgaacgagctctcacgggcacgcgagggctctcacaagcgcactcGCCGCGTCGGCGATCGCGACGAGCTGGCGTTGCTGAAGTCCTTGGCCGCCGccgacgacattctcgctggcctcattaagcagcaggagctggtcgacagcttgatgaagctgcttgagatcagcgatgcctcggttgataAGGCGACcagcctcgtcgagcaactcatgggtgacaatgtgAAGCTCCTCAAGGtgctcgccgagaaggaggaggccgccggctggaagatgctgcatgagcagagcagtgcctcggggATGACATTGACAACGGTTGTCGAGGAACTGATAGgtgacttgaggaagctccggatcgagcgcgagcaggaggtggaggaatccattgctgctttcaagcaaagtcatgaggaattgaagaaggagctggaggatgtcgtcgcccggcgacccatcgacgagtagagacagtagcgacccagatcgttctCTGTGATTTCCTTCTTCTCCTGCCCCCGTGTCTTCCAGGCTTTGCcacatgtggcattttaaattatctggattatgtaagacaattattatctgcgccactgtaaatttgtcgtcgtattatctgTTACCATTttatttgtcgtcgtattatccgttgccctatgtggcattttaaattaggCCGGAATACGaattgaaaacacgaacaaagcaaatgctaaCGTTGAGCGgggccatgggatcacaagcaaacacccttcgtccaggtgctttaattaaccgcGTGTTAAACAGCGGCTCTGCCGCTATTAacggagaagttgtgagcgaggcgggcgactggtggatggaggtcaaagagctcgcttctcGGTGAGCATGTATGGCCTTGTCGCTCGCACGTGTCCCATCGAGCTTGCGAGATGGACAGGATGCATGCGTCCTgtcgagcctgcacggcggacttctcgcgctcgtcccgtctaagCAAACAATTGtacgcacgccaccgagtatggttaaaatTTTGCACAAAATACAAAGATGATCAATGAACGAGGACGGATGTAGTACTATCCCATAAGAAAAGAGGGACGCGTGGCCGCACTTAAATGGTTACGGGAACACAAGGTTCATATAATACATCCGTTTCCGATATTAACGTGTCAATTATTTATTtcaaaaggacttcgttggctattaatgtgtgcgccttgtctcaaactggacgatattttaccatggcatatatgtgccatgtcgtgaaaccatgccaagtttcatgttttttggatgagtttttgatttacttggatttaaaaactgagattctcaatgtttcaggacgacAAGAAGTTTGTAATTCATTTCCATTCCTtcaatgagacctaaacatgaacccaatgacacatgtacgatttcccacccattttgcttcactggagcatgtgcttgtagttcaaattttaattatggaatacattaaatgcctagaaaacttaattaatatataaaatggccaaacgaaccctgaacagtttcaaatttcagcacgacgctcctgttattctatgttgcgtgtagaaaacaaagttcagggcgagaagaggcatcgattgtcgtttcgcccacaagaggggcatgtttccctactggaaccacgagggttgcgagaagcttcggtttgtaagaggcttgtaatatagcttggcccaaattggacaattattttaccacgacatatatgtgccatgtagtgacaccataccaagtttcatgatttcctggtgagttttggatttacagagatttaaaaatcgagattcgcaatgtttgtggccaagccaggacgccgagatggttgaattcattcttattccttccatgggacctaaacatgcaccccaaggacacgtgtacgtttttctagccattttggtgcactggagcatgtatttgtagttcggatttgagttatggacattaaatgcctaggaaactcaattagtgtataaaaaggccaaacaaaccctgaataagtttaaatttcagcatggatatcctgtcgttccatgttgcccgtagaagaaaatacaaggtgaaaagaggcagtgattatcgtttcgcccacaaggggaacacatttccctatcggaaccacgcagcttctttgagagaagctccagtttgtaaaAGGTTTGTAATAAatcttggcccaaattggacaatgtttttaccacgatatatatgtgccatgacgtgacaccatgccaactttcatgactttctggtgagttttggatttatggagatttaaaaaccgagatttcaaatgtttgaggatgagccaggacgccggtacggttgtaattcattcacatttctggcatgggacctaaacatgcacccaaggacacatgtaaaaattttctagccattttggtgaactggagcatgtatttgtagttcagatttgaattatggacattaaatgcataggaaactcaattagtgtataaaaaggccaaacgaaccctgaataagtctAAATTTCAGCACGAATATCCTgtcattccatgttgcccgtagaagcaAATACAAGGCAAAAATAGGCAGTGATTATCGTTTTGCCCACAAGGGGggcacgtttccctatcggaaacacgaggcttctttgagagaagctccggtttgtaagagacttgtaataaaacttgcgccaaaatggacaaaaaagtgtcctcgacatatatgtgccatgttgtgacaccatgccaagtttcacgattttcgagtgagttttggatttacgggcatttaaaaatcaagattcttctcatgaaatattttcaaatagcacacggttcattCACGAAAgtcgtgtgcctaccaaaccgtggccgatgccccctcCCCCTACTGCGCGtgtgatctgagtcgtgcgttctgattggccagaacccaaaccccacggatcgtacgtctgtaccgttggatgctcccagatcaaaCGACAAttctcatccctttcgacaacacatgcagtacatggttaagcactgtgcgcatgcgtcgtgctagctcacgcttccttctctactaagttttctatattaatgttgttatatatccaaacaggctaccgtttcccgccactcctctcatcggtttcccgcctcttctcccatcgttttcccgctaccagtgtcagtgctcattgaaggctaggcggcgacacaccggccatgtaaatatcacacacagtttctaaaagcacaaatATGTGTGATatgagggagtaggtcccatagggtgaccaACATGAAACGCCTTAAAGGCAAGGAGgcaattcctatcagcaaggGGCGGTTCCCATCCGCTCGCCTAGTCGAATAGAACGCAacagttaagcgtgctcgggctggagtagtccaaggatgggtgacccggtgggaagttgcatatctcaagcttcatttaaatgctatgacacggtcattatagagataaatatctctatagtgacctgtcatggcgattatataaaccttgggatccttgttttgctaatttgtagactatgtttttattggttatttttttgctccaaaaaattaaagaatgattgactctATTGTGACCTGTCATGGcgctaatttgtagactatgtttttattggttattttttgctctaaaaaattaaGAATGATTGACTCTATAGtgacctgtcatggcgattatataaccctttttcaggttgcatgcagggtatagggggcTGGGTGTTCTGatcgagcatgtctcccttgtgcgaTTTATAGACGCCgcacatatctgtgggctccccgaggtatatatactatccttgaccgataatgagggggccccacacaatctatccctttgacccaacaacgagaagggattgaccatgatggtttcctattgctatgtgtgccatgttagaccaaataaagtttgagcgcatgcgttgGACGACACAACCCTCCCCCCCccgccgcctcgaagttgggaaaccgaCATCGTATGTATTGAACAAGGCTTGGGGTCGGGTACGGTGTTTGGTTTGTAATATAGTTGGTgtcccatcgaagttgtgcattcgggatttaaacacatcacacaccaccgtacccatacatattttcgggccgcatgcagtgtatatggggtcttctgatcgaccacgtctcccttgtgcggttttttatGACGACaacatatctgtgggctccccgagtgcatatatatcatccctttgaccgataacgaggggtatgtgttggccatgaatggattcctcctagttcgtgttagggccggtcactgTCACATGTTgttcaaccaaagctcgagctcatgcgttgtcagggttccctcccacatgctcggattgctgggttcgacctacaccgtaccctgcgtatctcgtccttaactacgtggccttcatggttgttgtctgtatcgagaggtaggcaccacatcttaATTGtgcattattctatattgaaaacacacatcaccccttccaacgtacatcattttgggccgcatgcaagaggtgctggttatgtggtccctctcgtgtgattttttatgatggttcaatctattggcccaagtggtttatcgacaacaacagttgtcgtttgaccaaacgatagattcactggtccgtcttatggtaagTCATGgtgacatgcatgtatgaccaacgtatcattacgtgcatccgccccactgacacgaagtgggaggtgggtcAAGAACCCTAGCTAGCTATGATATTATGTCATTATAGatatatccaagggtgctttcgggtttgcgaggcaggtgccaccaaacttgtgcattgtgtatttaaagttttaaacatcacaccctatattcctacatatatttggccacttccaggtcgttcttgacttctggcccatctcatcgatcttcgacgatgcgcccaaccgtgggcccgcgcggtcaaagttgtgcattggaattttgaacattaCAGACCACccttttgaaggaaatatgccctagaggcaataataaaattgttatttatatttccttatatcatgataaatgtttattattcatgctagaattgtattaaccggaaacttgatacatgtgtgaataaatagacaaaacagagtgtccctggtatgcctctacttgactagctcgttaatcaaagatggttaagtttcctgaccataggcatgtgttgtcatttgatgaacgggatcacatcattaggagaatgatgtgatggacccatccgttagcttagcataatgatcgttaagttttattgctattgctttattcatgacttacacatattcctttgactatgagattatgcaactcccgaataccggaggaacaccttgtgtgctatcaaacgccacaacgtaactgggtgattataaagatgctctacaggtgtctccgaaggtttttgttgggttggcatagatcgagattaggatttgtcactccgagtatcggagaggtatctttgggccctctcggtaatgcacatcacgataagccttgcaaacaatgtgactaatgagttatttgcgggatgatgcattacagaacgagtaaagagacttgccggtaatgagattgaactaggtatgaagataccgacgatcgaatctcgggcaagtaacataccgatgacaaagggaataacgtatgttgtcattgcggtttgaccgataaagatcttcgtagaatatgtagtaaacaatatgagcatccacgttccactattggttattgaccggagatgtgtctcggtcatgtctacatagttcttgaacccgtagggtccacatgcttaacgttcgatgacgatttgtattatgagttatgtgttttggtgaccaaagattgttcggagtcccggatgagatcacagacatgacgaggagtctcgaaatggtcgagaggtaaagattgatatatgggaagATGGTATTCGgataccggaatggtttcggagtggttcgggtatttttcggagtaccgaggggttaccggaaacccccggggaagtattgggcctacatgggccataggggagagagaggggagcccgcAAGGGGTGGCGCACGCCCCCCTCCAAGGGAGTCCGAtttggaca contains:
- the LOC109775720 gene encoding pentatricopeptide repeat-containing protein At1g25360, which produces MNILRSSERLFFFETKSSERLSPKQDPVGRGTSPFEPWAAARAPKPPKQRRRAMPPPPLHAVASLPYQCSVLLRQLAACHSPVPASPRSFLRALRRLHARLITAELLHNPSHPHLTLRLLHLYTLSPDLATPAILFRSDPGPIAATSLVSAYAVAGRLPDAASFFDSVPLPRRDTVLHNAMISAFARASLAAPAVSVFRSLHASDSLRPDDYSFTALLSAVGHMHNLAASHCTQLHGAVLKLGAGAVLSVSNALIALYMKCDAPEVSGNARKVLDEMPVKDELSWTTIVVGYVRKGDVHAARSAFEEVDAEFDVVWNAMISGYVQSGMCAEAFELFRRMVSKRIPPDEFTFTSVLSACANAGFFLHGKSVHGQFIRLQPNFVPEAALPVNNALVTLYSKSGKISVAARIFDSMTLKDVVSWNTILSGYIESGCLDNAARVFKEMPYKSELSWMVMVSGYVHGGLAEDALKLFNQMRSEDIKPCDYTYAGAVAACGELGALKHGMQLHAHIVRCGFEASNSAGNALLTMYGKCGAVKDARLVFLVMPNVDSVSWNAMIAALGQHGHGREALDLFDQMVAKGIYPDRISFLTILTACNHAGLVDEGFQYFESMKRDFGISPGEDHYARLIDLHGRAGRVGEAMDLIKTMPFEPTPAIWEAILSGCRINGDTELGAYAADQLFEMIPQHDGTYILLSNTYSAAGRWVDAARVRKLMRDRGVKKEPGCSWIEVGNKVHVFVVGDTKHPEAHEVYKFLEMIGAKMRKLGYVPDTKFVLQDMASHQKEYVLFAHSEKLAVSFGLLKLPLGATVTVLKNLRICGDCHTAMMFMSLAVGREIVVRDVKRFHHFKDGECSCGNYW